One segment of Alligator mississippiensis isolate rAllMis1 chromosome 13, rAllMis1, whole genome shotgun sequence DNA contains the following:
- the DRG2 gene encoding developmentally-regulated GTP-binding protein 2: MGILEKISEIEKEIARTQKNKATEYHLGLLKAKLAKYRAQLLEPSKSSAGKGEGFDVMKSGDARVALIGFPSVGKSTFLSLMTSTASEAASYEFTTLTCIPGVIEYKGANIQLLDLPGIIEGAAQGKGRGRQVIAVARTADVVIMMLDATKGEVQRCLLEKELESVGIRLNKSKPNIYFKPKKGGGISFNSTVTLTQCSEKLVQLILHEYKIFNAEVLFREDCTPDEFIDVIVGNRVYMPCLYVYNKIDQISMEEVDRLARRPHSVVISCGMKLNLDYLLEKLWEYLALTCIYTKKRGQRPDFTDAIILRKGASVEHVCHRIHRSLASQFKYALVWGTSTKYSPQRVGLTHMMEHEDVIQIVKK; this comes from the exons ATGGGCATCCTGGAGAAGATCTCGGAGATCGAGAAGGAGATCGCCCGCACGCAGAAGAACAAGG cGACGGAGTATCACCTTGGCCTGCTGAAGGCAAAGCTGGCCAAATACCGAGCGCAGCTGCTGGAGCCCTCCAAGTCCTCTGCGGGGAAAGGTGAAGGCTTCGATGTGATGAAATCTGGAGACGCCAGGGTAGCGCTGATCGGCTTTCCCTCTGTGGGTAAG TCCACGTTCTTGAGCCTAATGACCTCCACAGCCAGCGAAGCTGCCTCTTACGAGTTCACAACGCTGACGTGTATTCCCGGTGTCATAGAA TACAAAGGCGCAAACATTCAGCTCTTGGATCTGCCTGGGATCATCGAAGGAGCCGCGCAAG ggaaggggagaggccgTCAGGTGATAGCCGTGGCCAGGACTGCAGATGTTGTCATCATGATGCTGGACGCTACAAAGGGTGAAGTCCAGAG GTGTCTCCTGGAAAAGGAGCTGGAATCTGTCGGAATCCGCCTGAATAAGAGCAAACCAAACATCTACTTCAAG CCAAAGAAGGGTGGAGGCATCTCCTTCAACTCAACAGTCACACTGACGcagtgctctgagaagctggtgCAGCTCATTCTCCATGAATACA AAATCTTCAATGCTGAGGTCCTGTTTCGAGAGGACTGTACCCCCGATGAGTTCATCGATGTGATTGTTGGCAACAGAGTCTACATGCCGTGCCTATAT GTTTACAACAAGATTGATCAGATCTCCATGGAGGAAGTTGACCGCCTGGCTAGGAGGCCCCACAGCGTTGTGATCAG CTGCGGGATGAAGCTGAACCTAGACTACTTGCTGGAGAAGCTGTGGGAATACCTGGCGCTCACCTGTATCTACACGAAGAAGAGAGGAC AGAGACCAGACTTCACAGATGCCATCATTCTCCGGAAAGGGGCTTCCGTAGAGCACGTG TGCCATCGGATCCACAGATCGTTAGCCAGCCAGTTCAAATATGCCTTGGTGTGG GGAACCAGCACAAAATACAGCCCTCAGAGAGTAGGATTGACCCATATGATGGAGCATGAAGATGTCATCCAGATTGTGAAGAAGTAG